A single region of the Pyricularia oryzae 70-15 chromosome 4, whole genome shotgun sequence genome encodes:
- a CDS encoding brix domain-containing protein gives MGKYSHWRIAKKKTARPRPVRFSPGAMGSQMGTRAKGASLSLKTGNKLKRQYLNVRNKKDKDARKRAERFKRRKEENADPTLRQERLAKNKPASQDKKRVWDEGDDDSLGAIVDLAALKRRRIEEEENAALEGAAGLEEQKLDDNDDADSMLDSEEEDDDDDESREEKLRSQRARRDPSLVPSLAPSLAVSTTSTNLDLTPTSLARKFPTLFTEGPHPTPKILVTTSLRATIHREAQIITSLFPNSQYVPRSSHRYGHKYSLREICKFSTNRDFTAVILIREDQKKPTGMTVVHLPEGPTFHFTINNWIEGSKLPGHGNSQGFYPELLLNRFTTPLGLLTAQLLRRLFPYQPEIAGREVVTIHNQRDYLFVRRHRYVYRERRQTEKTVVDEEGKEIPGFSDIRVGLQEIGPRFTLKLRRVDKGIGRAGSEGDDAVQWEWKAGMEKVRTKFNL, from the exons ATGGGAAAATATTCCCATTGGagaattgccaaaaaaaaaacagcacgCCCGCGACCAGTCCGCTTCTCACCAGGTGCGATGGGCTCTCAAATGGGAACACGCGCCAAGGGCGCATCTCTCTCGCTCAAGACTGGAAACAAGCTCAAGAGACAATATCTCAATGTTCGCAacaagaaggacaaggatgCTCGAAAGCGCGCCGAAAGGTTCAAGAGGAGGAAGGAGGAAAACGCAGATCCGACTCTGCGCCAGGAACGCCTTGCCAAGAACAAACCTGCCAGCCAGGACAAGAAGCGAGTGTGGGACGAGGGAGACGATGACTCGCTTGGGGCCATTGTTGACCTAGCTGCGCTCAAGCGGAGAAGGATTGAAGAAGAGGAAAATGCAGCATTGGAGGGAGCTGCAGGGCTTGAAGAGCAAAAGTTAGATGACAACGATGACGCCGACAGCATGCTGGACTCTGAAgaggaggatgacgacgacgacgaatcTCGGGAGGAGAAGCTGCGATCACAACGAGCACGTCGGGACCCAAGTCTGGTCCCCAGTCTTGCGCCGAGCCTTGCTGTATCAACAACTAGCACAAATCTTGACCTGACACCCACTTCTCTTGCACGCAAGTTCCCGACACTGTTCACGGAGGGCCCGCACCCAACGCCCAAGATTCTTGTTACGACATCACTCCGAGCTACCATCCACCGTGAGGCTCAGATTATCACCTCCCTGTTCCCCAACTCACAATATGTTCCGAGAAGCAGTCACAGATATGGTCACAAGTATTCGCTTCGCGAAATCTGCAAGTTTAGCACCAACCGAGACTTCACAGCAGTCATCTTGATCCGGGAAGATCAGAAGAAACCTACCGGCATGACGGTTGTCCACTTGCCAGAAGGCCCAACCTTTCACTTTACCATAAACAACTGGATTGAGGGGTCTAAGCTGCCTGGCCATGGCAACTCCCAG GGATTTTACCCCGAACTTTTACTTAACCGCTTCACCACGCCACTTGGTTTGCTTACAGCACAACTTCTCCGGAGGCTGTTCCCTTATCAGCCCGAGATTGCAG GCCGAGAAGTCGTCACGATACATAATCAGCGCGACTATCTGTTCGTCCGTCGCCATAGATACGTATATCGGGAACGACGCCAGACAGAAAAGACGGTGGTGGACGAAGAGGGCAAAGAAATCCCAGGATTTTCAGACATCCGAGTTGGTCTGCAGGAAATAGGGCCACGATTTACCCTGAAGCTACGAAGAGTTGATAAAGGAATTGGCCGGGCAGGTAGTGAAGGTGACGATGCCGTTCAATGGGAGTGGAAGGCAGGCATGGAGAAGGTGCGGACAAAGTTCAACCTTTAA
- a CDS encoding glycyl-tRNA synthetase: protein MIALRLLCPPLPNIGTSFSSRAGTRKLCHALTTNPRALSSAHRTYHQTSRPQAQQPPSLFTMAPPATTLKGQPLDRGALDTILRRRMFYTPSFEIYGGVSGLYDYGPPGCALQANIIDAWRKHFVLEDDMLEVDCSVLTPADVLKTSGHVDKFADWMCKDPKTGDIFRADHFVEEVLEQRLKGDKEARGQKVEDKEEDPKKKKKKLKGAQEAVKLDDKLVQEYEEILAQIDNYDGEALGNLITKYDLKNPATGLLPTPPVSFNLMFSTSIGPSSNLPGYLRPETAQGQFLNFAKLLEYNNQQMPFASASIGKSYRNEISPRSGLLRVREFLMAEIEHFVDPESGKKHPRFAEVADIELELLDRETQLSGKTTTKKVAIGKAVKDGLVDNETLGYFLARIHLFLEKIGVDKSKLRFRQHMANEMAHYACDCWDAELLTSYGWIECVGCADRSAYDLSVHAKKTNAPLIVRQRLPEPKIVEEWTVEVDKKKFGPKFKKDAKAVETVLLELNQDQRGKLEKELKDNGSITVDVPGVGDGKVQVEKDLVSITWTKRTENTREFIPNVIEPSFGIGRILYCLLEHNYWTRASDGGDEARGVLSFTPVVAPTKVLIVPLSRHDDFVPFVQKISQKLRSVGVSSRVDDSSATIGRRYSRNDELGTPLGITVDFQTVKDGTITLRDRDTTVQVRADQDKIVEAIQELVSGNKVWKDVQAELPAFEGQEIEVASR from the exons ATGATCGCATTGAGGCTCTTGTGCCCCCCACTGCCCAACATCGGCACCTCATTCTCTTCTCGAGCAGGAACTCGCAAACTTTGTCACGCTCTGACAACCAACCCGCGAGCTCTTTCCTCAGCCCATCGCACTTATCACCAGACTTCAAGACCACAGGCTCAACAGCCACCATCCCTTTTCACTATGGCCCCGCCCGCCACTACCCTCAAGGGGCAGCCCCTAGACCGCGGTGCTCTCGACACCATCCTGCGCCGCCGAATGTTCTACACCCCGTCCTTTGAGATCTACGGCGGTGTGTCCGGACTCTACGACTACGGCCCACCGGGCTGTGCGCTGCAGGCAAACATCATTGATGCCTGGCGCAAACACTTCGTTCTCGAGGATGATATGCTCGAGGTGGATTGTTCCGTGCTCACGCCCGCCGATGTTCTTAAGACCAGTGGTCACGTCGACAAGTTCGCCGACTGGATGTGCAAGGACCCCAAGACCGGCGACATCTTCCGCGCTGACCACTTCGTCGAGGAGGTGCTGGAGCAGAGGCTGAAGGGTGACAAGGAGGCCCGCGGACAAAAGGTGGAGGACAAGGAGGAGGACcctaagaagaagaagaagaagctcaAGGGTGCGCAAGAAGCCGTCAAGCTTGATGACAAACTTGTCCAGGAGTATGAGGAGATTCTTGCACAAATCGACAACTACGACGGTGAAGCCTTGGGCAACCTGATCACCAAGTATGACCTCAAGAACCCTGCGACTGGTCTTCTTCCTACACCTCCAGTCTCTTTCAACCTCATGTTCAGCACGTCAATTGGCCCCAGCAGCAACCTCCCCGGGTACCTCCGCCCGGAAACAGCCCAAGGCCAGTTCCTTAACTTTGCTAAGCTCCTGGAGTACAACAACCAGCAGATGCCGTTCGCATCCGCATCCATTGGCAAGTCATACAGAAACGAGATCTCGCCCCGTTCTGGCCTGCTTCGTGTCCGAGAATTCTTGATGGCCGAAatagaacatttcgttgacCCCGAGAGTGGCAAGAAGCACCCTAGGTTCGCCGAGGTTGCGGATATTGAGCTCGAGCTTCTGGACAGGGAGACCCAGCTGTCGGGAAAGACCACTACTAAGAAGGTTGCGATCGGCAAGGCCGTCAAGGATGGATTAGTTGACAATGAGACTCTGGGTTACTTCTTGGCCAGGATACATTTGTTCCTGGAGAAGATAGGTGTCGACAAATCGAAGCTCCGCTTCCGTCAACACATGGCAAACGAGATGGCTCACTATGCCTGTGATTGCTGGGATGCTGAGCTGTTGACTTCATACGGCTGGATCGAGTGCGTGGGCTGCGCCGACAGAAGTGCCTACGACTTGAGCGTACACGCCAAGAAGACCAACGCCCCGTTAATCGTTCGCCAGCGGCTACCGGAGCCCAAGATAGTGGAGGAGTGGACAGTTGAGGTCGACAAGAAGAAGTTCGGCCCCAAGTTCAAGAAGGATGCCAAGGCCGTCGAGACAGTACTGCTGGAGCTCAACCAGGACCAGCGAGGTAAGCTTGAGAAGGAGCTGAAGGACAACGGGTCCATAACAGTAGACGTCCCCGGCGTTGGCGATGGCAAAGTGCAGGTCGAGAAGGACCTGGTGTCTATCACGTGGACAAAGAGGACAGAGAACACGCGAGAGTTCATTCCAAACGTTATCGAGCCATCTTTCGGCATTGGCCGAATTTTGTATTGCCTGCTCGAGCACAACTACTGGACACGGGCAAGCGATGGCGGAGATGAGGCTCGCGGT GTTCTCTCGTTCACCCCGGTCGTTGCACCTACTAAGGTCCTCATCGTGCCCTTGTCTCGCCATGACGACTTTGTTCCCTTCGTGCAGAAGATTTCCCAGAAGCTGCGCTCCGTCGGCGTCTCCAGCCGTGTTGACGACTCATCAGCAACAATTGGTAGGAGGTACAGCCGCAACGATGAGCTCGGTACTCCTCTGGGTATTACTGTGGATTTCCAAACCGTCAAGGACGGTACCATCACACTTCGTGACCGTGACACCACAGTTCAGGTCCGAGCCGACCAGGACAAGATTGTGGAGGCCATTCAAGAGCTTGTTTCTGGCAACAAGGTCTGGAAGGATGTTCAGGCAGAGTTGCCTGCGTTCGAGGGGCAGGAAATCGAGGTTGCCAGCCGTTAA